Within the Myxosarcina sp. GI1 genome, the region AGCGGCTTGCTGATATTTTTAAAATGGTAGCAACAGATTGAAACTAAATTTATTATCTTTTTATTTGTTCTATCTGGTTAGTAAAATAATTGACGCGATAGTTTAGAGATAAAGCTAATTTCAAACCTTGCTGATAAAAAAATTTAGCTCGGTCGTAGTCATTTAAATCTCGATAGATCTTGCCCAGGCGATCGCAAGTCTCCATCCAGCCATAATAATCGTAAGCTTGCTGTTGGAGTTTAATTTGTTGTTGATAAGTAGCGATCGCTTTGTTTATTTGCTCTTGCTGTTGATAGAGTAAAGCTAATGCTGACAGTGCTTCTGTAGCTAGAGCCAACTGCTGTGTATTGGCAGCCAAACTATATGCTTGACGATAATAATTTATCGCTTTTTTTGGGCTATTTAATTCTTTGTAGTCTCTGGCGATGTCTAGCTCGATCGCGGCAAGTTCTTTGATGTTTTGTTCCCGTGTGTATTTTTCTGCCAGACGCTTTTTAACAGCGATCGCTCTATTGAGTTGCTTATTACGATCGTAAATTGTCGCTAGTTTATTTAGATAAACAGCTTCGTTGTCGGCAAGATCGGGAGAACGCTTAGAGTTAAATTTGGCTAACAATTCTTCATATACTTTGGCAGCTTCAGCATAATTAAATAAATCTAAATAGAGTGTGCCTAAAATCTCTAAATACTCTCGTTCCGATTTTAAATCTTCTGTCGCTCCGACACGCTCGACCATTTGCCGATAGATATCGATAGCGCGATCGAGATAGCGAATTTTTCGATAGGCTGTACCTAACTCCTGCAAAAGTGCGGTTGTAAGATTATTTTTGGCAGCGGCAGCAGTGTGAATTTCTGTCAATCTTTTGGACATCGCTCTAAGATCGAAACCGCGATTTTGTTGCCAGGCGATACTGCCAATTCTACCTAAAGCAGATACCTCGGCTAAGTTACCAACTGCTCGCTGTAATCTTAACTCTCTATACCAAAGAGTAAATGCCCCTTCGACGTTTCCTGTCGCTAATCGAGCTTTAGCTTGTCGATCGATTCTTTCTATTTCGCGTTCGATCCGACTGATTTCAAAGTCAGACAGGGGGCGATCGCTTGAAGCTGGCGGTAATAAAGGATCTGGTTGAGTAACTTCTAAAGGGTGAAGATTATTACTGCTGGCGATGGTAGTAAACACTGTAGTTTCAGCAATAGCGACCGTTAACAAGACCGATAAGACTGCGGTTAATTTATTAAACTTTATAAACCTGGAATTACTAAACACTACCCCTGCCAAATAAATTATGTTTCTAGAATCGAAGACTGCTACATTAAACTGTATGTTTCTAGCAGAAGAAAATAGCCGTGAGCGATCGCCAACTGCAATTATCTAGAAAAATTCTATCTACAAGCCATCAGGCAACAGTAATCTGCCTTAATAAAAATTATCTCTCAACTATATTTTTCCCAAAAGAGACTTTCAATAAAATCGAGCGAAAATTGTTTTTCTTGCTTAAAAGCTTTGCTACTGTGCTGATTGGTTTGGTTTTATGCTTTTCTCTAACGGGCTGTACTCCACCAAAACGATTGGCAGCATCAGAGAGAATTTTTACCGATTTATCATTAGAATTTCTCGATAAGTACGAACTCCCCAAAACTATTTATGAAGATACGCCAGTCGGAGGTCTTTCGGCGATTGCTTACGACCGCAATTTGGGTTTGTTCTATGCTATTTCAGACGATCGCAGCCAACGCGCTCCCGCTCGTTTTTATACTTTAAAACTAGATTTAAAATCGGATAACAATACGGGAATTAAAATAAATAGCTTAGAAGTCAAAAACGTAACTTTTCTACGTGACGCAAACGGCAACACTTATGCTCAAGGTACTATTGATGCTGAAGGCATCGGTCTGTCTCCTAGAAAAACGGTATTTGTTAGTAGTGAAGGAGATCCCAAGTTAAATGTCGCTCCTTTTATCGCCGAATTTGACCTTGAAACAGGTACAAAAAAATTAGACGCAACTATTCCCCAACGTTATTTACCAGATAGCAGTGGGACTGAACCAAAAGGAATACAAGAAAATCTAGCTTTTGAATCTTTGACTTTAAGCCAAAGCGGTTTATTATCGGACGATCCTTTTCGTCTGTTTGTAGCTACGGAGTCAGCATTAACTCAAGATAAAGCTGATTCTGCCGATGTCGAGACGAGAATTCGTTTTCTGCACTACTCTATCGATTCGTTTAGCAAGCCCGTACTTTTAGCCGAACATCTTTATTTGTTAGAACCAGCACCTCCAGAGGTAATTGCTAACGGACTAACCGAACTAGTAGCTTTAGATTTAGAAGGAAAATTTCTTAGTTTGGAAAGAACTTTTGGCTTTACTGGAGTAGGAGCAAAAATTTTTCAGGTAGTTGTAGGTGACGCTACTGATATTACTAATGTAGCTAGTCTCAAAGGACAACTAGGACAAATCAAACCATTAAAAAAGAAATTACTGTTCGATCTTAGTGAATTAGGTATTTATCTAGATAATCTCGAAGGAATGACATTAGGTCCGCGCTTACCAGATGGCAGTCAAAGTTTATTATTAGTAAGCGATGACAATTTTAATGAAGAACAAATAACCCAATTTTTGCTATTTCGTCTAGTTAATGGATCGTAGAAGTAGAGTATGGGAAGCAGAGAAGATGGAGAGAGTAAGAGAAATTTGTCTCTTTATCTAACCTGCCACGTGACTCCATTCTTAATACTTCATAATTTTTTATAGCCTAAAAAACTTTTTATTTTCTACTTTTTTTTCATGACACATTCTCAAGATATAACTACCTTAGTACGCTGGATGGCAGCAGACTTTAGCAATCAAGAACAGGCTTACGCCAATCCTCCATTTTATGCTCATATTCGCGTTTGTATGCGCCCCCTTCCAGACGATTTACTAGACGGCAAAAGTTTGTTTTTAGAACAGGCTTATGATTTTGCCCTCCATCTCCCCTACCGACTGCGAGTATTAAAGTTTAGTTTGGTAGAAGACCGCATCCAACTAGAAAACTATAAAGTTAAGGACGCAGAAAAATTTTATGGTGCCTCGCGCGATCGCCAAAAGCTGCAAAATCTCACTGCCGACGTAATTGAAAAAATGCAGGGCTGCGATATGGATGTGGACTGGACTGGCAACAGCTTTAAAGGAGAAATCCAGCCAGGAAAAAACTGTATGGTCGAACGTAATGGCAGAATGACTTATTTAGTTAATAGCTTTGAAGTTACTCCAGAAAAGTTAATTAGTTTAGATCGCGGACGCGACCCTGAAACAGACGAACTAGTATGGGGTTCGGTGGCAGGTGCTTTTCACTTTCAACCTATCCAAAGTTTTGCCGATGAGGTTACTTCGGACTAGTACTAAAAAATAGTGTCTTTTATTTCTTGATGAAAAAATATTTTATTGCGATTTCTCTCACCCTATCTGTAGTCTTATTAGTTTTAATTAACTTTACCTATACGCCAGTTGCTTCAGCCCAAGATAATAATACTAACTCTTACTACCGAGAAAAAGCCATTCATAACCCCGATGGTATTGGTAAATTTTATCTTGGTCGAGAAATTGCTAAAGTTATGGGACATCAGGCAAAGGACTGGTTGGAAAGACCGAGTCGAGAAAGAGAAGAAAGACCCCAGCAAACGGTAGCCGAATTAGAATTGAAACCTGATGATATAGTTGCCGATCTCGGTGCGGGAACGGGTTACTTTAGCTTTCGTATCGCTAGAGAAATACCCCAGGGTAAAGTTTATGCTGTCGATGTTCAGCCTGAAATGCTCGACGCGCTTAATGATTCTAAAGCAGCAAATAAGATTGAAAATGTTGAAGCGGTTTTAGGAGAGGTAGACGATCCTAACTTACCCCAAGACAGTATTGACCTGGCTTTTATGGTAGATGCCTATCATGAATTTGAATACCCTAGAGAAATGATGAAAGGGCTGGTTAAAGCACTCAAACCTCAAGGTAGAGTAGTTTTGGTAGAATACCGCCAAGAAAACCCCTTTGTTCTCATCAAACCCCTGCATAAGATGAGCGAAAAACAAGTCAAAAAAGAAATGAAAGCTGTCGGTTTGCAATGGCAACAAACCAAAGAATTTTTGCCCGAACAGCATTTTTTGGTATTTAACAAATCTTAGTTAGAAACTTCTGCTATTTCTATAGTGCGATTGTCAATATCTTTAACCAAAAAATTCAATGGGCGATCGCGTCTAATTTTATATTTTAAGCGGCGAGACTGAATTTTTAATAATAAGTCTTCCAAACAGTCGCGATCGAAACAGACATGACGCTGACGCTCTTTATAGCCAGTACTCGCTCCAGAAATAACGTGAAGCTGAGTATTTTTTTTGAGTTGATACCACAGACCATCGCTACCGACGGGACTAGTACTTCCAGCGGTAGTAGACATATATAAAGGGTCTAGTCCTCCAGCACCCATTGCCTGCTCGTAGTTGTAATAATAGTGGAGGGGAACATCAGCAGCAGGCAAGCTCAATAACCCTTCATAAAACTCTTGCGCCCCTCGCAGGTCAGAAACCATAACTGTATAAACTTTGGGCGCACTGGTTAAAAACATCCACATCGCCCCTGCATAAGCTACCAACAGCATCACCATGATACCTTGTGTCGAAAATAAGCTATCAAAAGCTATTGGGGGTAAGAATGCACCTAAATAACTAGTCATAAATACACCGAAAGTAAAATTATTTATTATTGTAATTATTATTGTTTACTAATTTAGATTGGTAAAGTGCTTCTATTGTTTCCTATAATATCTACCAATTTATTCAGTCAAACCATGTTGCAGAGCAAAGCGAACTAGTTCGGTACGGCTATTAGTGCCAGTTTTACCAAACAAGCGACTGACGTATTTTTCTACGTTTCTAACGCTAGTACTCAACTCTTTAGCAATTTCTTTATTCATCAAACCGCGAGCCACTAAGTCTAACACGCTTTGTTCTCTGGGAGTTAGATCGATATTAATTGGCGGTGGTGTAGTAGCAATTCCTCCAGTACCCTCACCCAATCTTTCGTCGAGCTTACCTTTAATGGCTTCTAATTCTCTGGCAATTTTTTCAAGTT harbors:
- a CDS encoding class I SAM-dependent methyltransferase: MKKYFIAISLTLSVVLLVLINFTYTPVASAQDNNTNSYYREKAIHNPDGIGKFYLGREIAKVMGHQAKDWLERPSREREERPQQTVAELELKPDDIVADLGAGTGYFSFRIAREIPQGKVYAVDVQPEMLDALNDSKAANKIENVEAVLGEVDDPNLPQDSIDLAFMVDAYHEFEYPREMMKGLVKALKPQGRVVLVEYRQENPFVLIKPLHKMSEKQVKKEMKAVGLQWQQTKEFLPEQHFLVFNKS
- a CDS encoding chromophore lyase CpcT/CpeT, with the translated sequence MTHSQDITTLVRWMAADFSNQEQAYANPPFYAHIRVCMRPLPDDLLDGKSLFLEQAYDFALHLPYRLRVLKFSLVEDRIQLENYKVKDAEKFYGASRDRQKLQNLTADVIEKMQGCDMDVDWTGNSFKGEIQPGKNCMVERNGRMTYLVNSFEVTPEKLISLDRGRDPETDELVWGSVAGAFHFQPIQSFADEVTSD
- a CDS encoding esterase-like activity of phytase family protein; translation: MSDRQLQLSRKILSTSHQATVICLNKNYLSTIFFPKETFNKIERKLFFLLKSFATVLIGLVLCFSLTGCTPPKRLAASERIFTDLSLEFLDKYELPKTIYEDTPVGGLSAIAYDRNLGLFYAISDDRSQRAPARFYTLKLDLKSDNNTGIKINSLEVKNVTFLRDANGNTYAQGTIDAEGIGLSPRKTVFVSSEGDPKLNVAPFIAEFDLETGTKKLDATIPQRYLPDSSGTEPKGIQENLAFESLTLSQSGLLSDDPFRLFVATESALTQDKADSADVETRIRFLHYSIDSFSKPVLLAEHLYLLEPAPPEVIANGLTELVALDLEGKFLSLERTFGFTGVGAKIFQVVVGDATDITNVASLKGQLGQIKPLKKKLLFDLSELGIYLDNLEGMTLGPRLPDGSQSLLLVSDDNFNEEQITQFLLFRLVNGS
- a CDS encoding lipopolysaccharide assembly protein LapB, whose amino-acid sequence is MFTTIASSNNLHPLEVTQPDPLLPPASSDRPLSDFEISRIEREIERIDRQAKARLATGNVEGAFTLWYRELRLQRAVGNLAEVSALGRIGSIAWQQNRGFDLRAMSKRLTEIHTAAAAKNNLTTALLQELGTAYRKIRYLDRAIDIYRQMVERVGATEDLKSEREYLEILGTLYLDLFNYAEAAKVYEELLAKFNSKRSPDLADNEAVYLNKLATIYDRNKQLNRAIAVKKRLAEKYTREQNIKELAAIELDIARDYKELNSPKKAINYYRQAYSLAANTQQLALATEALSALALLYQQQEQINKAIATYQQQIKLQQQAYDYYGWMETCDRLGKIYRDLNDYDRAKFFYQQGLKLALSLNYRVNYFTNQIEQIKR
- a CDS encoding glyoxalase-like domain protein, producing MTSYLGAFLPPIAFDSLFSTQGIMVMLLVAYAGAMWMFLTSAPKVYTVMVSDLRGAQEFYEGLLSLPAADVPLHYYYNYEQAMGAGGLDPLYMSTTAGSTSPVGSDGLWYQLKKNTQLHVISGASTGYKERQRHVCFDRDCLEDLLLKIQSRRLKYKIRRDRPLNFLVKDIDNRTIEIAEVSN